A genomic segment from Lutibacter sp. A80 encodes:
- a CDS encoding diacylglycerol kinase family protein: MNSKWFVIINPTSGNGASKKKWPLIFNELKQQQFNFEYIFTTHKFHAEDLVKNAINKGFKKFISVGGDGTLHAIVNGILSLNNKLNTLEIKIGIIPIGTGNDWVKTYKISKNYKEAIQIIKAENTIQQDIGKMTLKPENKVIYFNNLAGIGFDGFVVNKVHKYKNLGSLAYLTGGLVGLFSFKKPLLEIKFNTTVLKSTTLLLIIGICKYSGGGMQLTKNKSTTNGYFDITFVKNITFFQLLANILGLFNGKITDKKFVENYKTKQLEVKVLDSNKTYIQADGELIGSGDFKVALLPKTLSFIIPKTTKEVKS, from the coding sequence ATGAATTCAAAATGGTTTGTTATTATAAATCCTACTTCTGGTAATGGAGCTTCAAAAAAGAAATGGCCTTTAATTTTTAACGAATTAAAACAGCAACAATTTAATTTTGAATATATTTTTACAACACATAAATTTCATGCAGAAGATTTAGTTAAAAATGCTATTAATAAAGGATTTAAAAAATTTATTAGTGTTGGTGGTGATGGAACTTTACATGCTATTGTTAACGGTATTCTAAGTTTAAATAATAAACTAAATACTCTTGAAATAAAAATTGGAATAATTCCTATTGGAACTGGTAATGATTGGGTAAAAACATACAAAATTTCTAAAAATTACAAAGAAGCTATACAAATAATTAAAGCCGAAAATACGATCCAACAAGATATTGGAAAAATGACTTTAAAACCTGAAAATAAGGTTATTTACTTTAATAATTTAGCAGGAATTGGGTTTGATGGCTTTGTTGTTAATAAAGTTCATAAATACAAAAATTTAGGTTCTTTAGCATACTTAACTGGTGGTTTAGTAGGTTTATTTAGTTTTAAAAAACCATTACTAGAAATAAAATTTAATACTACTGTTTTAAAAAGTACTACCTTATTATTAATTATTGGTATTTGTAAATATTCTGGTGGAGGTATGCAATTAACTAAAAATAAGAGTACTACAAATGGATATTTTGATATAACCTTTGTAAAAAATATTACGTTTTTTCAACTTTTAGCAAATATTTTAGGTTTATTTAATGGGAAAATAACCGATAAAAAATTTGTAGAAAATTACAAAACTAAGCAACTAGAAGTTAAAGTTTTAGATAGTAATAAAACGTATATTCAAGCAGATGGAGAATTGATTGGTTCAGGAGATTTTAAGGTAGCATTATTACCTAAAACATTGTCTTTTATTATACCAAAAACTACTAAAGAAGTAAAAAGTTAA
- the rpiB gene encoding ribose 5-phosphate isomerase B: MVIAIGNDHAGTQYKFEIIKLLEGKGIKVLNFGTDLNDSMDYPDAIHPVANAVETGEATFGIILCGSGNGAQMTANKHQGVRAALCWNNELVELTRLHNNANILSIPARFVSLQQALGFVEVFLNTPFEGGRHQNRIEKIPTKCC; the protein is encoded by the coding sequence ATGGTAATTGCAATTGGTAACGATCACGCTGGAACACAGTATAAATTCGAAATTATTAAACTTTTAGAAGGTAAAGGTATAAAAGTTTTAAACTTTGGAACCGATTTAAACGATAGTATGGATTATCCAGACGCTATCCATCCTGTAGCAAATGCTGTAGAAACTGGAGAAGCTACTTTTGGAATTATTTTATGTGGAAGTGGAAATGGAGCTCAAATGACTGCTAATAAACACCAAGGTGTACGTGCAGCGCTTTGTTGGAATAATGAATTGGTAGAACTTACACGTTTACATAATAATGCTAATATATTAAGTATTCCTGCTCGTTTTGTTTCTTTACAACAAGCTTTGGGTTTTGTAGAAGTATTTTTAAACACTCCTTTTGAAGGTGGAAGACACCAAAATAGAATTGAAAAAATACCAACAAAATGTTGTTAA